Below is a window of Lacrimispora xylanolytica DNA.
TTTGCCGCTGTCACTAGCGTACTTTAACGCCTTTAGGAAGGACTCCCCATCTGAAACGGTATAATAATTCTCTGAGGTTTCCTTTAGTAGACCTCCGCCGGTTACGTTTCCTGCCTGAGCATAGCCTTCTAAATTAAAAGCTCCTAAACCGGTATCATCTCCGTCTTTTATGTTGTAGGTATCCTGGGAGTATCCGAAAATTACATACTTTGGCGCTTCATTTGTAATTACACTGCCCTTATAATCCGCAGAACGGCTGCTTGACTCCTTTTCAGGTTCCCAACCAAGAAGGGAGGACCCAAGCATTGCTTCTGCCTTTGCCGGAGAAATCTGTCTGCGATTTTCATTGATTGCATACGATGGACCATAGCTTCCAAATTCGAAAAATCTTGCCTTCCTATAGGAATTTCCGCTCATATCATCATAGCTTTCTTCCCCGTTTATTACCCCTCCCATATAAGTATTAATAAAGGTTAAATAGCCGTCAGCACCCCACGGCCTTCCTAGGCGGTATTTACTTCCGCTGCATCCCTCCTCCGAGAGGATGCGGCAGTCATAAAAGGTAAGTCCGTATGCCGCGGTCTCTGAGGTCTTTGGTGCACTTAGATAGCCACTGTTTTTTACCCCGTTATAACGGAATATTAAATCGCAGTCTTTAAATAAGGCTCTGGGGTCGTTGCCGTAAATAAAGTCCACATTACCAGTGATCATACATTTATAATAGTACTGCTTGCCTACATTAGCGCACAGAGTATCCTGATAGCCCTTTAAGGAAAGATTTACATAAACAGCGCCTTCTGCATCATTCCTTAGCGCATCTGCAGACTCATTGCTTCCGGTTCCAAGATACTCGTAATCATTTTCAATGGTGAGATTCTCTGCTGAAAATCCCTTTGCTTCGCTTGTCACATAAACGGCACACCTGGTTTTCATATCCCCACCTTCCGGACTTTCCAGTCTGTCATAGAAGTGGATATTAACCTGGTCTCTGTCTTCCCCTATCAGAGAAAGGTACGGTTTGTTGATAACCAGATGCTCTCTGTAAGAGCCCTCCTTTATAAGAATTACTTTTCTTACTTTAGAATCGGAGGGCACGGCACCGACAGCGGCAGTAACTGTTTTATAGACAGGAATCCCATTTACTAAGTCTCCGTCGTTACCGGCATAGGAGCCATCTACCACCATATCGTAATTCGTAAGATATACGTAGTTAAAGGTCTTTCTGGTAACGGCTCCTTCTGCATCTGTAAATAAAAGATTGACATCATTGCGTCCTTCCTTTAATACAAGGTTCAGCTGGAAGCTTCCGCCTGCCTTTATTCCCTTTTCCGTATCCTGTTGGCTTCCGTTTACCATTGCTTTTAATATACAGGCTTCCTCTGCGATACCTTCTATCACTATCTCCTTTTGATAGGAGGTGTCATAGGATTTCTTGGTAATTACCACTGGAATCGCCTCGTCCTCATAAGCATACTGGCCCTTCCTGGGTCCGGTGGCAACTGCCCATACCTCCTGTGAGGCATTGCTGCTGTTGGTATTGGAAAATGCTTTGACGTAATAATAGTAGGGCATTTGCTGTGTTATGGTGCTGTCTGTATATTCAGGAACCTGGGTAGTTCCTATGAGCCTTGCTCCTGCTTTTGTCTCATCATAAGAATAACGGTATATCTCGTATCTGTCTGCTGTTTCCACAGCCTCCCATGACAGCTTAATATTATCTATATCTGCTGTGGCAGTAACTGCCGGGGCCGGAAGCGCAGCTGTTATTGTTACAGGCTTTTCTATGGTTACCCACTGGTTCCGATCCTCGATGGACGAAGCATTGCCCAGCGTTCCGCATATTCTAAAGTACCATGAGCCGCTGCCTGTGATTGGATAATCATAGGTGTTAACTGTCAAATCATCAGCCACATCTTCCCAGCTTACGCCATCTTGGGATACCTGGAGAACATACTTTTCATCTCCTGTACACACCTCTCCCGTCCAGGTAACACGGATAAATTCTCTGGAGGCATCAGCCTCAGCCATGACCTTTAGTGCAACAGGAGCGGTTCCCTCCGGCTCATAGCAGTCATTTTGGTCGTACAGAATGTTGTCATCCTCATCATAGAGCATCATGTTGGTAATCACGGCGGTTCCACTCGCTAAGGCAAAACCATAATAGCACTCTGTATCAGCCTTATCCTCCTTAAACAGGAAATTTTTTCCGTCGTCATATTTAAATGTATAGCTGCTTTCTCCCGCAGACTTTGTCTTATAAGTAACAAGAAGTCCTCCATCTGTTTTCCGAGCTGTGAAAGTAACCTTTTCCCCATCTTGTATTGTCTGGTTGGGTCCCCCTGCTCCTACCAGCTCTGAGGTTGTTTTGGATAGAATTCCTCTAAGCCCTGTCTTTCCCCTGATGCCCACGGTTGTGAGATACTCTTCATCAAAGGCTCCGAAGAAAACACCGCTGGAGGTGCTAGTGGTCCCTGCCTTTAAAACAATATCCGCAGATAATACCTGCCAGTCCTTTGTCTTTGGAAATACATAATAGCTGACCGTATGAAGGCCTGCGCTTGTCATAGCACCGCCTGCCTGAGTCAATACAAGTCTCTGCCCCTCTGGTGAAACGGTCAGATTATCTCCCATTCCAAAGTCAGCGACTGCCGGCATTACGGGCTGTTCCTTATATTGAACCTCTTTGGGTGGATATACAAGTGTAACAGATTTGATATAAGCAGATCCATCTGACGTGATATCAATGTAACCCTTTTCGCCCTCATACTTGTACACAAAGGGGCTCTGATCCCTGGCAGACACTCCTTTCACAGAATACAGTGCGTATTGAGGCCCGTATGCCTCCACCGACATGGTACAGTCTCCTGTTACAGGGATTCGAATGACAGCTCCAGTAACAAACTGGCTGGAATTGGCTGACTTTACATCTCCGTTTGGCATTACCTTTCCGCTTGTGGCATCAATGATAGCTCCCTTAAAATATCCCGTTTCATTCTGAATAGCTTTTTGATAGTAATCATTGCTTCCATCGGCGTAAAAGCTCCAGTCTGTCACCGGCTTTAAGTCCACCCTCTGAGTGATATCCTTATCTTTTATGGTAATGCTCTCTCCATCTGATATTTCATACGCCAGACGATCGGCCTCTCCTCCAAAGGAAAAGATATAGTTTCCTTCTGTAAGCTCAATTTTTTCACTGGTTTTAAAAGAATACACCTGATTCGTCTCTGTATTTGTATAGGTATACTCCATACCATCCAAATCGATTTTCTCCGAAAAGCTTATTGATACCGAATGCTTCTCAGAGCTTGTTACTGAGAAATCGCAGTCCTCACTATCTGTACCGCCAGATACCCGAATCTGGTCTATGCCGGAAATCTTGTAATGGTCATTGTCCAGGTAGATCTGATAATCCTCTTCCTCATCATAGACAGGTGCCATTGCTTCATAGCTGGCTTCTCCATCGCTGAAATTAACGATATCTGTAAATATCTCCTTTGTCCTCTCATTTAGAAGAACCACCTTTACATTTTTCGGGCTATCCCCGTTTTCCACTTCTAAACGACCGGAAATATTAACATCTGTTGCCGGTAAGCTCTTTACCTCCAGGCTCTTCACATATTGAGTGCCTGAAGCTGCAACCGTAACTGCAGCCTGCTCCGCTCCCTTTTCAAGTACACAGCGATAGGTATAAGCACGATAATTGTTATCTATATCTGAATAATCCGCATAGCTCTCTGCTTTACAGGACTTAGCACCCTGCACCACCACAGCCTTCTCTGCCCCCTCCAGAATCCCAGAGCTATCCGAAGAAGCATGGCTTCCGTCCCAGACTTTGTGGGCAATAATTTCAAACTCGAAGACTTCTCCGACCGCCGGAATCTCAAGTGTGGTTCCTTTGTTTATCTGAGTCCGGTCTGCCTGAACATTAAATTTACCCCCAGAAGCATCGATTCCAAAGCTCTGCCCTTCGCTGTTTGTATAGGTTCCCCTGCCGTTTTGAATCGTATCTGTTTCCTGATCAGCTGAATTCTTTAATATTCCATCTCCTTTTATAAGGCTCCATGTTCCTTCAAAGACCTCAGAGGAAGTCTTTAGTGCTTCTGATGGAGTGGCAGCTATATCTTTTACTGCCTTTACTTCCGTGATTATAGTCTCTTTCTCCCCCACTGATTCGGAGGCTTCCGATGGTGTTGCTTCTGACGGTGTACTAATGCCAGCCTCCTTCTTTTGTGGAATCATCTCCACCATGTCCCCTAATGTTGCAAAAGCCTGAAAATTACTGTTGGTACACAGTACTACTGCTGCCAGACCTGCTGCCGCAACTCTTGCAAATGCCTTTCCTTTGACTCCCACTTTTTCTCCCCCTTATTATTTTTTACATTACAAGCATCATTGATATCTTCTCCGACTATGTAAGAGCTTACACTATTATACATTTATATTTATGGAAAAGTAATTGATAAAACGAATAAATCAAATAGCGTTTTTTGTGTAATATTTACAAATATTCAAAAACAATCCAATTATTTTTTATGGTTTTAAAAGAATATCAAAGATGTTTCCGTATTGTTTCATGTATGTTTTTACTATAAAGTTTTATCATTTCACTTTTTCTTTGCACTTATCCATTTATCTCCATCGGCACATGTAAGCGCTTTCCAGTTGTGCATTCAAGGTCTATATCTTATCTGTAGAACATCTTAGTCATTGTTGACTGGTCAGAAAACCAATGCAATGCCATATCACGGTTGACCATGTTTTGCATTAATTTTTCTGAGTCATTTATACCACTTTCCATGTTCGTTCTCTTTTTAAAGATAAAAATTTCACTGTATATCATAAGCACAATAAAGTGGTGGTAAGGTCGCACAAAAAAAGAACCCTGAAAATCAGGATTCTTTTTTATTATAATATATTCTGTTTAAAATGCAGTCAAAGGATGAATAAACAACCCACTCCGTAGCTTCGGCTCAAACCAGGTAGATTTCGGAGGCATTAATAGTCCTGCATCCGCTACCTGGAACAATTCCTCAATAGAAGTAGGGTACATGGAAAATGCCACGGTCATATCTTCTCCGCAACGTTTTTCCAACTCCTTCAGTCCCCGGATTCCTCCAATGAAATCAATCCGCTTATCAATTCTTGGGTCTTTCACACCAAGAACCGGATTTAACAGATGATCCTGAAGAAGAGACACATCAAGACCTTTTACCGGATCCTTTGATATGAAGGAATCCTTGATGGTAAGACGGTACCACTTCTTATTTAAATACATACCAAAGCTTCCCTTGGTATCCGGTGAGTAAGCATCATCTCCTACAGCTTCCACAACAAAAGCTTCCTCCACCTGCTTTAAATACCCCTCCTCAGAAAGCCCGTTTAAATCCTTTACCACACGGTTATAAGGCATAATCATAAGCTGTTCATCAGGAAAAAGAACAGAAAGGAAAAAGTTAAATGGTTCCTCTCCTGTATAGCCTGGATTTTCATCTCTTCTCTTTAATCCTACCTTCACAGCAGAGGCTGCTCTATGGTGTCCGTCTGCGATATAGGTAGATGGAACACCCTGAAATGCCTGTTCAATCTCTGAAACGGTCTCCGCATCAGAAACCTGCCATATCTTATGGCTGACTCCATCCTCTGCGGTAAAATCATAGAGCGGCTTTGTGGCAGTGACACGCTCCACGATTTCATTTATGGCTTTCTTTGAGCGGTAAGCAAGGAAGATAGGGCCAGTCTGGGCATCGGTCCGGTCTACGTGGCAAATCCGGTCCAGTTCCTTTTCTTCCCTTGTATTCTCATGCTTTTTAATGATACCCTGTGCATAATCATCAATGGAGGAGCAGGCCACGATTCCGGTCTGGCTCCTTCCGTTCATGACAAGCTCATAAATATAGTAAGCTTCCCTGTTATCCTTTAATAAAGTTCCGTCAGAAACCCAGGCATTTAAAAGCTCTCTGGCCTTTTCATAAACCCGGCTGTCATACGTATCCACATCATCGGAAAACTGGGTTTCCGGTCTGTCGATATTAAGAAATGACTTCGGATTTGCGGCTGTAATTTCACACGCCTCTTTCCGGTTATATACATCGTAAGGAAGAGCTGCCACCAGATGAGCACTCGCTTCATCCGGCCTTACACATTGAAATGGTTTTACAATGGCCATAATTCCTCCTTATTTGATCACCCGCACCCGTAAAACGCCCTTAATGGCATTTAACTTCTGAATGCTCATGGCATCCGGTGTTTTTTCTAAGTCAATTAGGGTGTATGCATATTTTTCACGGCTCTTATTTGTCATATCCGTAATATTTACATCACCAGCTGCAAGTGTTCCTGTAATCTGTCCGATCATGTTTGGAATGTTCAGATGAAGAACTGCAATACGGCTCTCCGCTCTGCAGATTCCCATGTCACAGGCAGGGAAATTAACAGAATTGCGGATGTTACCGTTATCAATGTAATCCATGATCTCTTCCACTGCCATCTTTGCACAGTTATCCTCAGATTCTTCTGTAGAAGCACCTAAGTGAGGAATCACGATGGCTCCCTCTAAATGGGCGGAGGTTGCATTTGGGAAATCGGTAACGTATTTCTTTACTTTACCAGACTCTAAGGCTGTCTTCATATCCTCTTCATTTACCAGAATGTCTCTGGCAAAGTTTAAGATGACCACACCGTCCTTCATGATATCAAAGGCTGCTTTATTAATCATTCCTTTGGTGGAATCAATGAGGGGAACGTGAACTGTAATGTAATCGCACTCTTTGTAAATGGTATCTAAGGAAGTGATATGTCTGATGTTTCTGGAAAGTCCCCATGCCGCATTAACAGAAAGGAAGGGATCGTATCCATAAACCTCCATACCAAGGGAAGAACAGGCATTGGCAACTTCCGCACCAATGGCACCAAGGCCAACGACACCCAGCTTTTTACCCTTAATCTCACAGCCTGCAAATGCTTTTTTTGCCTTTTCCGCAGATTTTGCAATGTTCTCATCCTCTGCGTTTGCCTTACACCAGTCAATACCTCCTGTAATATCACGGGAAGCCAGGAGTAAGCCGGCGATTACCAGCTCCTTTACTCCGTTTGCATTGGCACCTGGTGTGTTAAATACCACGATCCCCTCAGCTGCACAGGCATCTAGGGGAATGTTGTTTACACCTGCTCCGGCTCTGGCGATGGCTAAAAGACCTTCCGGCAGCTCCATCTCATGCATGGAAGCGCTGCGGACCAATACCCCCTGTGCTTCCTTTATATCCTTAGTTAATGTATATTCCTCTGTCAGTAATGCAGTTCCGCAGGGGGATATCTCATTTAAACAATGAATCATTTTCTTCATTTCCTGTCTCCTTCCCGCTTGCCTATTTGGCGTGCTTTTCCTCGAAATCCTTCATAAATGCCACTAACTTCTCTACGCCTTCTGTTGGCATGGCGTTATAGATGCTGGCGCGCATTCCGCCTACGCTTCTGTGGCCTTTTAAGTTTTCAAAGCCTGCTGCCTTTGATTCTTTCACAAAGAGAGCATCAAGCTCATCATCGCCGGTAACAAACGGTACGTTCATAAGAGAACGGTCCTTCTTCTCTACAGTTCCCTTAAACATCTTGCTCTGATCCAGGAAATCATATAAGATGGCTGCCTTCTTTTCATTTATTTCTTTCATGGCTTCCAGGCCGCCTAAATTCTTTAACCATTTGAACACCTTGCCGCAAATGTAGATACCGTATGCAGGCGGTGTATTATAAAGAGAGCCTGCATCTAAATGGGTCTTATAACGCAGCATGGTAGGAGTTCCCGGCAGCACATCTTCCGTGATCAAATCCTCACGAATGATAGCGATGACTACGCCTGCAGGCCCTACATTCTTTTGTACTCCTGCAAAGATCATGCCGTACTTGGAAACGTCAACAGGTTCGGATAAGAAACAGGAGGAGAGGTCAGCTACTAAGGGTTTTCCCTTTGTG
It encodes the following:
- a CDS encoding DUF1015 domain-containing protein produces the protein MAIVKPFQCVRPDEASAHLVAALPYDVYNRKEACEITAANPKSFLNIDRPETQFSDDVDTYDSRVYEKARELLNAWVSDGTLLKDNREAYYIYELVMNGRSQTGIVACSSIDDYAQGIIKKHENTREEKELDRICHVDRTDAQTGPIFLAYRSKKAINEIVERVTATKPLYDFTAEDGVSHKIWQVSDAETVSEIEQAFQGVPSTYIADGHHRAASAVKVGLKRRDENPGYTGEEPFNFFLSVLFPDEQLMIMPYNRVVKDLNGLSEEGYLKQVEEAFVVEAVGDDAYSPDTKGSFGMYLNKKWYRLTIKDSFISKDPVKGLDVSLLQDHLLNPVLGVKDPRIDKRIDFIGGIRGLKELEKRCGEDMTVAFSMYPTSIEELFQVADAGLLMPPKSTWFEPKLRSGLFIHPLTAF
- the serC gene encoding 3-phosphoserine/phosphohydroxythreonine transaminase — its product is MSRVFNFSAGPAVLPEEVLREAAAEMMDYKGCGMSVMEMSHRSKMFESIIGEAEADLRELLNIPDNYKVLLLQGGASQQFAMVPMNLFKNRVGDYIITGMWAKKAYQEASLYGKANAVASSADKTFSYIPDVSDLPISEDADYVYICENNTIYGTKYKTLPNTKGKPLVADLSSCFLSEPVDVSKYGMIFAGVQKNVGPAGVVIAIIREDLITEDVLPGTPTMLRYKTHLDAGSLYNTPPAYGIYICGKVFKWLKNLGGLEAMKEINEKKAAILYDFLDQSKMFKGTVEKKDRSLMNVPFVTGDDELDALFVKESKAAGFENLKGHRSVGGMRASIYNAMPTEGVEKLVAFMKDFEEKHAK
- a CDS encoding phosphoglycerate dehydrogenase produces the protein MKKMIHCLNEISPCGTALLTEEYTLTKDIKEAQGVLVRSASMHEMELPEGLLAIARAGAGVNNIPLDACAAEGIVVFNTPGANANGVKELVIAGLLLASRDITGGIDWCKANAEDENIAKSAEKAKKAFAGCEIKGKKLGVVGLGAIGAEVANACSSLGMEVYGYDPFLSVNAAWGLSRNIRHITSLDTIYKECDYITVHVPLIDSTKGMINKAAFDIMKDGVVILNFARDILVNEEDMKTALESGKVKKYVTDFPNATSAHLEGAIVIPHLGASTEESEDNCAKMAVEEIMDYIDNGNIRNSVNFPACDMGICRAESRIAVLHLNIPNMIGQITGTLAAGDVNITDMTNKSREKYAYTLIDLEKTPDAMSIQKLNAIKGVLRVRVIK
- a CDS encoding pectinesterase family protein, which encodes MGVKGKAFARVAAAGLAAVVLCTNSNFQAFATLGDMVEMIPQKKEAGISTPSEATPSEASESVGEKETIITEVKAVKDIAATPSEALKTSSEVFEGTWSLIKGDGILKNSADQETDTIQNGRGTYTNSEGQSFGIDASGGKFNVQADRTQINKGTTLEIPAVGEVFEFEIIAHKVWDGSHASSDSSGILEGAEKAVVVQGAKSCKAESYADYSDIDNNYRAYTYRCVLEKGAEQAAVTVAASGTQYVKSLEVKSLPATDVNISGRLEVENGDSPKNVKVVLLNERTKEIFTDIVNFSDGEASYEAMAPVYDEEEDYQIYLDNDHYKISGIDQIRVSGGTDSEDCDFSVTSSEKHSVSISFSEKIDLDGMEYTYTNTETNQVYSFKTSEKIELTEGNYIFSFGGEADRLAYEISDGESITIKDKDITQRVDLKPVTDWSFYADGSNDYYQKAIQNETGYFKGAIIDATSGKVMPNGDVKSANSSQFVTGAVIRIPVTGDCTMSVEAYGPQYALYSVKGVSARDQSPFVYKYEGEKGYIDITSDGSAYIKSVTLVYPPKEVQYKEQPVMPAVADFGMGDNLTVSPEGQRLVLTQAGGAMTSAGLHTVSYYVFPKTKDWQVLSADIVLKAGTTSTSSGVFFGAFDEEYLTTVGIRGKTGLRGILSKTTSELVGAGGPNQTIQDGEKVTFTARKTDGGLLVTYKTKSAGESSYTFKYDDGKNFLFKEDKADTECYYGFALASGTAVITNMMLYDEDDNILYDQNDCYEPEGTAPVALKVMAEADASREFIRVTWTGEVCTGDEKYVLQVSQDGVSWEDVADDLTVNTYDYPITGSGSWYFRICGTLGNASSIEDRNQWVTIEKPVTITAALPAPAVTATADIDNIKLSWEAVETADRYEIYRYSYDETKAGARLIGTTQVPEYTDSTITQQMPYYYYVKAFSNTNSSNASQEVWAVATGPRKGQYAYEDEAIPVVITKKSYDTSYQKEIVIEGIAEEACILKAMVNGSQQDTEKGIKAGGSFQLNLVLKEGRNDVNLLFTDAEGAVTRKTFNYVYLTNYDMVVDGSYAGNDGDLVNGIPVYKTVTAAVGAVPSDSKVRKVILIKEGSYREHLVINKPYLSLIGEDRDQVNIHFYDRLESPEGGDMKTRCAVYVTSEAKGFSAENLTIENDYEYLGTGSNESADALRNDAEGAVYVNLSLKGYQDTLCANVGKQYYYKCMITGNVDFIYGNDPRALFKDCDLIFRYNGVKNSGYLSAPKTSETAAYGLTFYDCRILSEEGCSGSKYRLGRPWGADGYLTFINTYMGGVINGEESYDDMSGNSYRKARFFEFGSYGPSYAINENRRQISPAKAEAMLGSSLLGWEPEKESSSRSADYKGSVITNEAPKYVIFGYSQDTYNIKDGDDTGLGAFNLEGYAQAGNVTGGGLLKETSENYYTVSDGESFLKALKYASDSGKKSVIEITEDIKLGSKEIENYAEYSSLIKPYSAQALTHPVLKETGVSVLMLKNMSNLTIFSRNGSALLHANVDISNSSNIIIRNLVFDELWEWDEETEGNYDRNDWDYMTIENESTNIWVDHCTFYKAYDGVIDVKNPSTTKTSNITISWCSFLPASRGDFFDDMMEEIASNPQKYPYYTHLINDLRMTREQVYYYAYGQKKTHLLGQSDDAVNAANIRLTLANNYYKDSMDRMPRLRYGAAHVYNCVLDAADLYQVKNSIANSEAAAKIVSNGASSTCKGELLLENCYIDGIVNALNSGNGESPSGYINAINSVYYMDGIKTELKPKSNSTTDSSILVLDAGKFKSKLPYKAPVLYPAERLKELVIPKGGAGAIEMTVLQWEKGIYFDTVNTIPDDDDDVNTDPKEEDSDSDEDTSVYELKTDKKEAANRRRNAVEVKEADTGTWLKNSENAWCLIKKDGTIAVQEWCLADGIWYYFNQSGYMAVGWLQAADGKWYYLNPTYGGMATGWVMADGKWYYLDTVNGDCLMNKTTPDGYQVDENGAWMEGSN